One window of Haemorhous mexicanus isolate bHaeMex1 chromosome 16, bHaeMex1.pri, whole genome shotgun sequence genomic DNA carries:
- the LOC132334571 gene encoding olfactory receptor 14J1-like, with protein MSNSSSISHFLLLALADTRQLQLLHFCLLLGISLAALLGNGLIISAVACGHHLHTPMFFFLLNLALTDLGSICTTVPKAMHNSLWDTRNISYKGCSAQLFLVFFFPTAKFSLLTVMNYDRYVSICKPLLYGTLLGSRACAHMAAAAWASAFLNALLHTANTFSLPLCHGNALGQFFCEIPHILKLSCSHSKLREHGIIVVVASLAFGCFVFMVYSYVQIFRAVLRILSEQGRHKAFSTCLPHLAVVSLFLSTGTFAHLKPPSISSPSLDLAVSVLYSGVPPALNPLIYSLRNQELKAALRKMITDGFQ; from the coding sequence atgtccaacagcagctccatcagccacttcctcctgctggcattggcagacacgcggcagctgcagctcctgcacttctgcctcttgctgggcatctccctggctgccctcctgggcaacggcctcatcatcagcgccgtagcctgcggccaccacctgcacacgcccatgttcttcttcctgctcaacctggccctcactgacctgggctccatctgcaccactgtgcccaaagccatgcacaattccctctgggacaccaggaacaTCTCCTACAAAGGATGTTCTGCACAGCTATTTCtagttttcttcttccccacaGCAAAATTTTCCTTGCTCACAGTCATGAACTAtgaccgctacgtgtccatctgcaaacccctgctctacgggaccctcctgggcagcagagcttgtgcccacatggcagcagctgcctgggccagtgcctttctcaatgctctgctgcacacggccaatacattttccctgcccctgtgccatggcaatgccctgggccagttcttctgtgaaatcccacacatcctcaagctctcctgctcacactccAAACTCAGGGAACATGGAATTATTGTAGTTGTTGCCTCTTTAGcctttggttgttttgtgttcatggtttactcctatgtgcagattttcagggctgtgctgaggatcctctctgagcagggacggcacaaagccttttccacctgcctccctcacctggctgtggtctccctgttcctcagcactggcacatttgctcacctgaagcctccctccatctcctccccatccctggatctggcagtgtcagttctgtactcgggggtgcctccagccctgaaccccctcatctacagcctgaggaaccaggagctcaaggctgcctTGAGGAAAATGATCACAGATGGTTTTCAGTAG